The following are encoded together in the Anaerostipes caccae L1-92 genome:
- a CDS encoding VirB4-like conjugal transfer ATPase, CD1110 family, translating into MQKETRRNSAAGSAKPNPPRKLTRAEKKQIAEIIRQAKGDGKAHTAQQTIPYIQMYPDGICKVTGRKYSKTVAFEDINYQLAQADDKTAIFENWCDFLNYFDASVSVQLSFINQGTQRGEAEKAVNIPAQEDAFNSIRTEYRDMLKNQLAKGNNGLVKAKYITFAIEADSLGAAKSRLARIETDVLNNFKLLGVSARPMTGYERLKMLHGIFHPEGGQFAFDFSWLAPSGLSTKDFIAPSSFRFGEGRYFRMGRKIGAVSFLEILAPELNDRILSDILDLETGVIVNLHIHSIDQTEAIKTIKRKITDLDKMKIEEQKKAVRSGYDMDIIPSDLATFGSEAKNLLQDLQSRNERMFLLTFLVVNMADTKRKLENDVFAAAGIAQKNNCALTRLDYQQEAGLMSSVPLGENLIPIQRGLTTSSTAIFIPFITQELFQTGAALYYGLNALSNNMILCDRKQLKNPNGLILGTPGSGKSFAAKREMTNAFLITDDDIIICDPEAEYFSLVQRLDGQVIRLSPTGKGIDGKPQYVNPMDINLNYSEDDSPLALKSDFILSLCELVIGGKEGLQPVDKTVIDRAVRNVYRPFLADPDPEKMPILGDLYNELLKQPEPEAARIAAALELYVSGSLNVFNHRTNVELSNRLVCFDIKQLGKQLKKLGMLIVQDQVWNRVTVNRAERKSTRYFMDEFHLLLKEEQTAAYSVEIWKRFRKWGGIPTAITQNVKDLLASREVENIFENSDFVLMLNQAAGDRAILAKQLNISPQQMKYVTHTEAGEGLIFYGNVVLPFVDRFPKDTELYRVMTTKPEEVGEA; encoded by the coding sequence TTGCAAAAGGAAACACGAAGAAACAGCGCGGCGGGAAGCGCAAAGCCTAACCCGCCCCGCAAGCTCACCCGCGCCGAGAAAAAGCAGATTGCGGAAATCATCAGACAGGCAAAGGGCGACGGGAAAGCGCACACCGCGCAGCAGACAATCCCTTATATCCAGATGTACCCGGACGGTATCTGCAAGGTTACGGGACGGAAATACTCAAAGACCGTCGCCTTTGAAGATATTAACTATCAGCTTGCACAGGCAGACGACAAGACCGCCATTTTTGAGAACTGGTGCGACTTCCTCAACTACTTTGACGCTTCCGTTTCGGTGCAGCTCTCTTTCATCAATCAGGGGACGCAGCGCGGCGAAGCGGAAAAGGCGGTCAATATCCCGGCACAGGAGGACGCTTTCAATTCTATCCGCACAGAATACCGGGATATGCTGAAAAACCAGCTTGCAAAGGGCAACAACGGGCTTGTCAAAGCAAAATATATCACCTTTGCCATTGAAGCCGACAGTCTGGGCGCGGCGAAATCCCGCCTTGCCCGTATCGAAACGGACGTACTCAACAACTTTAAGCTCTTGGGCGTGTCTGCCCGCCCCATGACAGGCTATGAACGCCTTAAAATGCTGCATGGCATTTTCCACCCGGAGGGCGGGCAGTTTGCCTTTGATTTTTCATGGCTTGCCCCGTCCGGGCTTTCCACAAAGGACTTTATCGCCCCGTCCTCTTTCCGTTTTGGCGAGGGGCGGTATTTCCGCATGGGGCGCAAAATCGGCGCGGTTTCATTCCTTGAAATCCTTGCGCCGGAATTAAACGACCGTATCTTATCTGACATTCTGGACTTGGAAACGGGCGTTATCGTCAATCTGCATATCCACAGTATCGACCAGACCGAAGCCATAAAGACAATCAAGCGGAAAATCACCGACCTTGACAAAATGAAAATCGAAGAACAGAAAAAAGCGGTACGCAGCGGCTACGACATGGATATAATCCCGTCCGACCTTGCCACTTTCGGCAGCGAAGCGAAGAACCTCTTACAGGACTTGCAGAGCCGGAATGAAAGAATGTTCCTCTTGACGTTCCTTGTGGTGAACATGGCAGACACAAAAAGGAAACTGGAAAATGACGTATTCGCGGCGGCGGGCATTGCACAGAAGAACAACTGCGCCTTAACCCGCCTTGACTACCAACAGGAAGCGGGGCTTATGTCCTCTGTACCGCTTGGGGAGAACCTTATCCCCATTCAAAGAGGGCTTACCACGTCAAGCACCGCTATCTTTATCCCCTTTATCACGCAGGAGCTTTTTCAGACGGGCGCGGCTTTGTATTACGGCTTAAACGCCCTGTCTAACAACATGATACTCTGCGACCGCAAGCAGCTAAAGAACCCCAACGGCTTAATCTTGGGTACGCCGGGAAGCGGGAAATCCTTTGCCGCCAAACGGGAAATGACAAACGCTTTCCTCATTACCGACGACGACATAATTATCTGCGACCCGGAAGCAGAGTATTTTTCCCTTGTGCAGCGGCTTGACGGGCAAGTGATACGGTTATCGCCTACGGGCAAGGGCATTGACGGGAAGCCCCAGTATGTGAACCCTATGGATATTAACCTCAATTACAGCGAGGACGACAGCCCCCTTGCGCTGAAATCCGACTTTATCCTCTCCCTCTGCGAGCTTGTCATAGGCGGCAAGGAGGGCTTGCAGCCCGTCGATAAGACCGTCATTGACCGCGCTGTTAGGAACGTGTACCGCCCTTTCCTTGCAGACCCCGACCCGGAGAAAATGCCTATCTTGGGCGACCTCTACAACGAGCTTTTGAAGCAGCCGGAGCCGGAAGCGGCGCGTATCGCGGCGGCGTTGGAGCTTTATGTTTCCGGGAGCCTTAACGTCTTTAACCACAGGACGAATGTAGAGCTTTCAAACCGCCTTGTCTGCTTTGACATCAAGCAGCTTGGGAAGCAGCTCAAAAAATTAGGTATGCTCATTGTGCAGGACCAGGTATGGAACCGCGTCACCGTCAACCGGGCAGAAAGGAAATCCACCCGGTATTTTATGGACGAATTTCATCTTCTCTTGAAAGAGGAACAGACCGCCGCCTATTCCGTTGAAATCTGGAAGCGTTTCAGAAAATGGGGCGGCATACCCACAGCAATCACGCAGAACGTCAAAGATTTGCTTGCTTCCCGCGAAGTGGAGAATATCTTTGAAAACTCTGATTTTGTCCTCATGCTCAATCAGGCGGCGGGCGACCGGGCTATCCTTGCAAAGCAGCTCAACATCTCCCCGCAGCAGATGAAGTATGTCACCCACACCGAAGCGGGCGAGGGGCTTATCTTCTACGGGAACGTGGTGCTGCCCTTTGTAGACCGCTTCCCGAAAGACACCGAGCTTTACCGGGTAATGACGACGAAGCCGGAGGAAGTGGGCGAAGCATGA
- a CDS encoding PrgI family protein → MAYVPVPKDLSKVKTKVAFNLTKRQIVCFAAALLFGLPLFFLLKDSTGTSLASMAMIAVMLPCFLFAMYEKHGQPLEVVVKNIIQTKFIAPKERPYRTDNFYSVLERQRKLEKEVSAIAKGNTKKQRGGKRKA, encoded by the coding sequence TTGGCGTATGTACCCGTACCCAAAGACTTATCCAAAGTCAAGACAAAAGTAGCGTTCAACCTTACCAAACGGCAGATTGTATGTTTTGCGGCGGCTCTCCTGTTCGGCTTGCCGCTTTTCTTTCTGCTCAAAGACAGCACAGGCACAAGCCTTGCGTCTATGGCTATGATTGCCGTCATGCTGCCCTGTTTCCTCTTTGCCATGTATGAGAAGCATGGACAGCCCCTTGAAGTGGTGGTGAAGAACATCATTCAGACGAAATTCATAGCCCCCAAAGAACGACCATACAGGACAGACAACTTTTATTCCGTCTTAGAACGGCAGAGAAAACTTGAAAAGGAGGTATCAGCGATTGCAAAAGGAAACACGAAGAAACAGCGCGGCGGGAAGCGCAAAGCCTAA
- a CDS encoding VirB6/TrbL-like conjugal transfer protein, CD1112 family, translated as MQSILDAINEWIKEILIGAINGNLSTMFGDVNEKVGTIAAEVGQTPQGWNANIFSMIQTLSENVIVPIAGLVITYVLCYELISMVTEKNNMHDVDTSMFFKWVFKAFVAVYLVTHTFDITMAVFDMAQHVVSGAAGVIGGSTEIDVAAALASMQDGLDAMEIPELLLLVMETSLVSLCMKIMSVLITVILYGRMIEIYLYCSVSPIPFATMTNREWGQIGNNYLKSLFAIGFQGFLIMICVGIYAVLVNNMIIADNLHSAIFSLAAYTVILCFSLFKSGALAKSIFSAH; from the coding sequence ATGCAGAGCATACTTGACGCGATTAACGAATGGATAAAGGAAATCCTCATAGGAGCCATAAACGGTAATCTGTCAACTATGTTCGGGGACGTAAACGAGAAAGTCGGCACTATCGCCGCAGAGGTAGGGCAGACCCCGCAAGGGTGGAACGCAAATATATTCTCCATGATACAGACCCTTAGTGAGAATGTAATCGTACCCATTGCGGGGCTTGTCATTACCTACGTCCTATGCTATGAGCTTATCAGCATGGTAACGGAAAAGAACAATATGCACGACGTTGACACTTCCATGTTCTTCAAGTGGGTGTTCAAGGCGTTTGTGGCAGTCTACCTTGTGACGCACACCTTTGACATCACTATGGCGGTGTTCGATATGGCGCAGCACGTTGTTTCCGGCGCGGCGGGGGTAATCGGCGGCAGCACAGAGATTGATGTTGCCGCCGCCCTTGCTTCCATGCAGGACGGGCTTGACGCTATGGAAATCCCCGAACTGCTCTTACTTGTCATGGAAACAAGCCTTGTGAGCTTGTGCATGAAAATCATGTCCGTACTGATAACCGTTATCCTCTACGGGCGCATGATAGAGATTTACCTTTACTGTTCGGTATCGCCTATCCCGTTTGCAACAATGACGAACCGGGAATGGGGGCAGATAGGAAACAACTACCTCAAATCCCTGTTCGCTATCGGTTTTCAAGGCTTCCTCATTATGATATGCGTCGGCATTTACGCGGTTCTGGTAAACAACATGATAATAGCGGACAATCTGCACAGCGCGATATTCTCCCTTGCAGCCTATACCGTTATCCTCTGTTTCTCCCTGTTCAAATCCGGCGCACTGGCGAAGTCGATATTCTCCGCGCATTAG
- a CDS encoding Maff2 family mobile element protein, whose translation MAFFNSAVDVLQTLVVALGAGLGIWGVINLMEGYGNDNPGAKSQGMKQLMAGGGVALIGMTLVPLLSGLFG comes from the coding sequence ATGGCATTTTTCAATAGCGCAGTAGACGTTTTGCAGACCCTTGTTGTAGCACTTGGAGCCGGGCTTGGTATCTGGGGCGTTATCAATCTCATGGAGGGCTACGGCAACGACAATCCGGGCGCGAAGAGCCAGGGCATGAAGCAGCTTATGGCGGGCGGCGGCGTTGCCCTTATCGGCATGACCCTTGTACCGCTGCTTTCCGGCTTGTTCGGTTAA
- a CDS encoding VirD4-like conjugal transfer protein, CD1115 family, producing MKPEIKKLLILNLPYLLFVWLFDKVGAAVRLSPGADASAKLLHLGDGFTTAFSSIAPSFHPADLLIGIAGAVIVRLIIYTKGKNAKKYRRGTEYGSARWGGADDIKPYTDPVFENNIPLTQTERLTMNSRPKQPKYARNKNILVIGGSGSGKTRFFVKPSLMQCTSKDFPTSYIVTDPKGTLILETGKMLQRYKYRIKVLNTINFKKSMKYNPFAYLRSEKDILKLVNTIIANTKGDGEKSGEDFWVKAEKLYYTALIGYIWYEAPEDEKNFTTLLEMINASEAREDDEDFQNPVDLMFERLEEKDPEHFAVKQYKKYKLAAGKTAKSILISCGARLAPFDIKELRELMETDEMELDTIGDRKTALFVIISDTDDTFNFVVSILYTQLFNLLCDKADDEYGGRLPVHVRCLLDEFANIGQIPKFEKLIATIRSREISASIILQSQSQLKAIYKDNADTIVGNCDTTLFLGGKEKTTLKEISEILGKETIDSFNTSETRGRELSHGLNYQKLGKQLMTEDEIAVMDGGKCILQLRGVRPFFSDKFDITKHPKYKYLSDADPKNAFDMEKHLKRRPAIVKPDEVFDYYEIDAADLQEDADHEET from the coding sequence ATGAAGCCGGAAATCAAGAAGCTGCTTATCCTAAATCTCCCGTATCTGCTCTTTGTCTGGCTCTTTGATAAAGTGGGCGCGGCTGTCCGTCTATCCCCCGGCGCGGACGCAAGCGCAAAGCTGCTACATCTTGGGGACGGTTTTACCACCGCCTTTTCCAGTATCGCGCCGAGCTTCCACCCGGCAGACTTACTTATCGGCATTGCGGGGGCGGTCATTGTCCGGCTGATTATCTACACCAAAGGCAAGAACGCGAAGAAATACCGCCGCGGGACAGAATACGGTTCGGCGCGTTGGGGCGGGGCTGACGACATAAAGCCGTACACAGACCCGGTATTTGAGAACAATATCCCCTTAACGCAGACGGAACGGCTCACCATGAACAGCCGCCCGAAGCAGCCGAAATACGCAAGAAACAAAAATATTCTTGTAATCGGCGGTTCCGGCAGCGGCAAGACCCGGTTCTTTGTGAAACCGTCGCTCATGCAATGTACGTCAAAGGATTTTCCAACGTCGTATATCGTCACTGACCCGAAAGGAACACTGATTTTGGAAACCGGGAAAATGTTGCAGCGGTACAAATACCGTATCAAAGTGCTAAATACGATTAACTTCAAAAAATCCATGAAATACAATCCCTTTGCCTATCTGCGGAGCGAAAAGGACATTTTGAAATTAGTCAATACCATTATCGCCAACACCAAAGGCGACGGGGAAAAATCCGGCGAGGATTTCTGGGTGAAAGCGGAAAAGCTCTACTACACCGCACTAATCGGCTATATCTGGTATGAAGCCCCAGAGGACGAGAAGAACTTCACGACGCTGCTTGAAATGATAAATGCGTCGGAAGCCCGCGAGGACGACGAGGATTTCCAGAACCCGGTTGACCTCATGTTTGAACGTCTGGAAGAAAAAGACCCGGAACATTTTGCAGTCAAGCAGTACAAAAAATACAAACTGGCGGCGGGCAAGACCGCAAAAAGCATACTTATCTCATGCGGCGCGAGGTTAGCCCCATTCGACATTAAGGAGCTGCGGGAGCTTATGGAAACCGACGAAATGGAGCTTGACACCATAGGTGACAGAAAGACCGCCCTTTTCGTGATTATCAGCGACACCGACGACACCTTTAACTTTGTCGTGAGTATTCTCTACACACAGCTATTCAACCTCTTGTGCGACAAAGCAGATGATGAATACGGCGGGCGGCTTCCCGTCCATGTACGGTGCTTACTTGATGAATTTGCGAATATCGGGCAAATCCCCAAATTTGAGAAACTAATCGCAACCATACGGAGCCGGGAAATCTCCGCGTCAATCATCTTGCAGAGCCAGTCACAGCTAAAGGCAATCTACAAGGACAACGCCGATACCATAGTCGGCAACTGCGACACCACGCTTTTCTTGGGCGGCAAGGAAAAAACCACGCTCAAAGAAATATCGGAGATTTTAGGCAAGGAAACGATAGACAGCTTCAACACTTCCGAAACAAGGGGGCGGGAGCTTTCGCATGGGCTGAACTATCAGAAATTGGGAAAGCAGCTTATGACGGAAGATGAAATCGCAGTCATGGACGGAGGGAAATGTATCTTGCAGCTACGCGGGGTGCGCCCGTTCTTTTCGGACAAATTCGACATAACGAAACACCCGAAATACAAGTACCTATCCGACGCAGACCCGAAGAACGCCTTTGACATGGAAAAGCACCTTAAACGCCGCCCCGCCATTGTCAAGCCCGACGAGGTTTTTGACTATTACGAGATTGACGCAGCAGACTTACAGGAGGACGCAGACCATGAGGAAACGTAG
- a CDS encoding PcfB family protein, producing MQDEVNEKTIALYIKTGKLTAQTLQKAMKAILSKGKKQLAKPPQGKQSLKQLMKQNAGVSNIEITEGNIKAFESTAKKYGIDFALKKDATESPPRYLVFFKGRDADVLTAAFKEFSAKKLTQEKKPSIRKLLSTLKEAAQGKNAERAKVKNKDREVSL from the coding sequence TTGCAGGACGAAGTAAACGAAAAGACCATAGCCCTTTACATCAAGACCGGGAAGCTGACCGCCCAGACGCTCCAAAAGGCAATGAAAGCCATACTGTCAAAGGGCAAAAAGCAGCTTGCAAAACCGCCACAGGGAAAGCAGAGCTTAAAGCAGCTTATGAAGCAGAACGCGGGCGTTTCCAACATTGAGATTACCGAGGGCAATATCAAAGCCTTTGAGAGTACGGCGAAAAAGTACGGTATCGACTTTGCGCTGAAAAAGGACGCAACGGAAAGCCCGCCCCGCTATCTGGTTTTTTTCAAGGGGCGGGACGCGGACGTGCTGACCGCAGCCTTTAAGGAGTTTTCCGCAAAGAAGCTGACACAGGAGAAAAAGCCCTCTATCCGAAAGCTGCTCTCTACGCTCAAAGAAGCCGCACAGGGCAAGAACGCGGAACGGGCAAAGGTCAAGAACAAGGACAGGGAGGTATCGCTATGA
- a CDS encoding DUF5348 domain-containing protein gives MAQKMTGALVFDERTDRYDIRFDLNSYYGGLHCGECFDVFVRGKWKPTRIEYGDNWYLVGIRAEDLNGLRVRI, from the coding sequence ATGGCACAGAAAATGACAGGAGCATTGGTATTTGACGAGCGCACCGACCGTTACGACATTCGCTTTGACTTAAACAGCTACTACGGGGGCTTGCATTGCGGTGAGTGCTTTGACGTATTCGTGCGGGGCAAGTGGAAGCCGACCCGGATTGAGTACGGCGACAACTGGTATCTTGTGGGTATCAGAGCCGAGGACTTGAACGGGCTGCGGGTGCGTATCTGA
- a CDS encoding DUF6017 domain-containing protein, translating into MAVFRVERNKGYTVMSNHHLRNKELSLKAKGLLSQMLSLPEDWDYTLKGLSLINREKIDAIREAIKELERAGYIVRSRERDEKGRLRGADYVIFEQPQPPTPDLPTLENPTLDNPTQEKPTLEKPTLENPTQLNKDIQRTDLPKKEKSNTDLSSTHSIPILSPNPSPCREAATPPERKGTEAAAQSAVDIYREIIKDNIDYHILKQDMKFDGDRLDEIVDLMLETVCTARKRVRIAGDDYPAELVKSKFMKLDGEHIRFVLDCMRENTTKIRNIKQYLKAALFNAPSTIGNYYTSLVAHDMASGALSPKKPQYGDPDYYSFKPGESL; encoded by the coding sequence ATGGCAGTTTTCAGAGTGGAACGGAACAAGGGCTACACCGTAATGAGCAACCACCACCTACGCAACAAGGAGCTTTCCTTAAAGGCAAAAGGGCTGTTGTCGCAAATGCTGTCACTCCCCGAAGATTGGGACTACACCTTGAAAGGCTTATCCCTTATCAACCGGGAGAAGATAGACGCTATCCGCGAAGCCATTAAGGAGCTTGAACGCGCCGGGTATATCGTTCGGTCAAGGGAGCGCGACGAGAAAGGACGCTTGCGGGGCGCGGACTATGTGATATTCGAGCAGCCGCAGCCGCCTACGCCGGATTTACCTACATTGGAAAATCCAACATTGGATAATCCAACGCAGGAAAAACCAACATTGGAAAAACCTACGTTGGAAAATCCAACGCAATTAAATAAAGATATACAAAGAACTGACTTACCAAAAAAAGAAAAATCAAATACAGATTTATCAAGTACCCATTCCATTCCTATCCTTTCCCCTAACCCCTCTCCTTGCAGAGAAGCGGCTACGCCGCCGGAACGGAAAGGAACGGAAGCGGCAGCACAGAGCGCAGTTGATATATACCGGGAAATCATCAAGGACAATATCGACTACCACATTCTCAAACAGGACATGAAGTTTGACGGGGACAGGCTGGACGAGATTGTAGACCTCATGCTTGAAACCGTATGCACCGCCAGAAAGCGGGTACGGATTGCGGGGGACGACTACCCGGCAGAGCTTGTGAAATCTAAGTTTATGAAACTGGACGGCGAGCATATCCGCTTTGTGCTTGACTGTATGCGGGAGAACACAACGAAAATCCGCAACATCAAGCAATATCTGAAAGCAGCCCTTTTCAACGCCCCGTCCACTATCGGCAATTATTACACTTCCCTTGTCGCCCATGACATGGCAAGCGGCGCACTGTCACCGAAGAAGCCGCAGTACGGCGACCCGGACTATTATTCATTCAAACCGGGCGAAAGCCTGTAA
- a CDS encoding recombinase family protein, translating to MIFQCFQKYRYLTSAFNRPGFSELLKDIKSGKINAVIVKDFSRFGRNYLEALELLDVVFPELDVRFISIDDGYDSADPQCSKERMVYVIKHLANEYYARISSKKLTQAHELARGNGEFWGARPPYGFERSKANSKILVIDPEAASVVVRIFNMFVLEGYSYYKIAQILNRENIPSPKAYHLIKHGKAEKVEKNPEKYLWLGNFISSIIQNPVYIGCLVTHKTEQSYYKGKKLKRVPRQEWNIEEDALPRIIKQAIYDRAQKNAQKIWVNSFTREIDKKYGLFAGKLVCGVCGRHMSQSRYHTKQGIGIEYHCPGHDVAPNHCKNKFINEKAVLKAVTVLLDKWVSIAMKEKKAYKKDSFITKLKREYQNQIADIDREIQSLLVRQQQLYEDYVDQILDKREYIEFKRQNMEKVDELRALKGSLIIESNDMVRRYSLKNKWLSALMDKQGNLCVTAEIIDELISEIKIIDKTSMEVIFKFEDIFSMDLIAKAV from the coding sequence TTGATTTTCCAGTGTTTTCAAAAGTATCGTTATCTAACGTCAGCTTTTAATCGTCCGGGCTTTTCTGAACTGCTCAAAGATATTAAGTCTGGAAAAATCAATGCAGTAATCGTTAAGGATTTTAGCAGATTTGGAAGAAACTATTTGGAAGCGCTGGAGCTGTTAGATGTAGTATTCCCGGAATTAGATGTTCGTTTCATCAGCATAGACGATGGATATGACAGTGCAGATCCACAATGCAGCAAAGAACGAATGGTTTATGTGATTAAACATCTGGCAAATGAATATTACGCCCGTATCTCTTCCAAAAAACTTACCCAGGCCCATGAACTGGCCAGAGGCAATGGGGAGTTCTGGGGAGCGAGGCCGCCATATGGATTTGAGCGTTCAAAAGCCAATAGTAAAATACTCGTGATTGACCCGGAAGCTGCCTCTGTTGTTGTCCGTATATTTAACATGTTTGTGCTGGAAGGATATTCATACTATAAGATTGCCCAAATATTGAATAGGGAGAATATTCCCTCGCCGAAAGCCTATCACTTGATAAAACATGGAAAAGCAGAAAAGGTAGAAAAGAACCCGGAAAAGTATCTGTGGCTGGGCAATTTCATTTCTAGTATCATTCAGAACCCCGTTTATATTGGCTGTTTGGTTACCCATAAAACAGAACAAAGCTATTATAAAGGAAAAAAATTAAAAAGGGTGCCGCGGCAGGAATGGAATATTGAAGAGGATGCTCTACCCCGTATCATAAAGCAGGCAATTTATGACAGGGCCCAAAAGAACGCACAGAAAATCTGGGTGAATAGCTTTACCAGAGAAATTGATAAGAAATATGGATTATTCGCAGGGAAGCTCGTATGTGGAGTTTGCGGAAGGCATATGTCACAAAGCAGGTATCATACAAAGCAGGGAATAGGTATTGAATATCATTGTCCTGGACATGATGTAGCACCTAATCATTGCAAGAACAAATTTATCAATGAAAAAGCAGTATTAAAAGCTGTTACGGTCCTCTTAGATAAGTGGGTCAGTATAGCAATGAAGGAGAAAAAAGCATATAAAAAGGACTCTTTTATAACCAAATTGAAACGGGAATACCAGAATCAGATTGCTGACATTGACCGGGAAATCCAGAGCCTTTTAGTGAGGCAGCAACAATTATACGAAGATTATGTAGATCAGATTCTGGATAAAAGAGAGTACATAGAATTTAAAAGACAGAATATGGAGAAGGTTGATGAACTGAGGGCACTAAAAGGGAGTTTGATTATAGAGTCAAATGATATGGTCAGGAGATATTCTTTAAAGAACAAATGGCTTTCTGCATTGATGGACAAGCAGGGAAATCTCTGCGTGACAGCGGAGATTATTGATGAATTGATTTCGGAAATCAAAATTATAGACAAAACCTCCATGGAAGTTATCTTCAAATTTGAAGATATATTCAGCATGGATTTGATTGCAAAGGCGGTGTGA
- a CDS encoding recombinase family protein produces MKKKFLLFYERLSREDGDDESCSITNQRRLLNRFKEEHSEFHDYQVEEFIDDGYTGSNFNRPNFQNMMSRVRSLYGNMIVIATKDFSRLGRDTIDTVNYLEKIFPFLEVRYIAINDDYDSKDYQYGIDFEAKFKNLINGLVPIQASTTQKRIKMEEALQGKHNGPVPLYGYRYTADREYEVDWEAAYVLQIIMDLLDQKKSYKFIIKFLAEKGIDPPSVYLAKKYNAKLCKTSSIWNKTTLKKIARNKAYLGYSVRHKEEACVLGTKGTRAVNKADQILVPNRQPKIIREEQFNRVNEWLDERAAKSGCKSGPRRRVSALYKNVYCVHCGSALSRRRYHEDNDFYYCLAKRENPLSDCTFPPIETAVLEKAVFSVIQFNLRLFTDSKKKILKALNHNMADYHAIMERFQERAEEIKQKKMNLYEDYRAGHVSREEYLIKKQKLSEQLVPLEAGIQKVEEGIRKYDEANIIFYSDFARLVDEFRNEEALSPELADAFIEKVLVDKNHNIEVVFKFQDEINMLCMRKAS; encoded by the coding sequence ATGAAGAAAAAATTTCTGCTTTTTTATGAACGTCTTTCCAGGGAAGATGGAGACGATGAAAGCTGCAGCATTACAAACCAAAGAAGATTGCTTAACCGATTCAAGGAGGAACACAGTGAATTTCATGATTATCAAGTAGAAGAATTTATTGATGATGGCTACACTGGCAGTAATTTTAACCGACCTAATTTTCAGAATATGATGAGCAGAGTCCGTTCTTTATATGGAAATATGATAGTAATAGCAACGAAGGATTTCTCCAGACTTGGCAGGGACACCATAGATACCGTCAATTATTTAGAAAAGATATTTCCTTTTTTGGAAGTACGCTATATTGCGATTAATGATGATTATGACAGCAAAGATTATCAATATGGTATAGATTTTGAAGCCAAATTCAAGAATTTGATTAATGGGTTAGTTCCAATTCAGGCGTCTACCACTCAGAAGAGAATTAAGATGGAGGAGGCTCTTCAAGGAAAGCATAACGGCCCAGTACCTCTTTATGGATATCGGTATACAGCTGACCGTGAATATGAGGTGGATTGGGAGGCGGCATATGTACTACAAATAATTATGGATCTATTAGACCAGAAAAAAAGTTATAAGTTTATAATTAAGTTCCTGGCTGAAAAAGGAATTGATCCGCCGAGCGTTTATTTGGCTAAAAAATACAATGCCAAATTATGTAAGACCAGTTCTATCTGGAATAAAACAACACTGAAAAAGATTGCAAGGAATAAAGCTTATTTGGGATATTCAGTACGTCATAAGGAAGAGGCTTGTGTATTGGGGACAAAAGGAACACGGGCAGTGAATAAGGCGGACCAAATTCTTGTTCCAAACAGACAGCCGAAAATTATCAGAGAAGAGCAGTTTAACAGGGTGAATGAGTGGCTGGATGAGAGGGCTGCTAAAAGTGGTTGCAAAAGTGGACCGAGGCGCAGAGTATCAGCATTATATAAAAATGTGTATTGTGTACATTGCGGTTCAGCATTAAGCAGGCGCAGATATCATGAAGATAATGACTTTTACTATTGTTTGGCTAAGCGTGAAAATCCATTGTCGGATTGTACTTTTCCGCCTATTGAAACAGCGGTATTAGAAAAAGCAGTGTTTTCGGTTATACAATTCAATTTAAGATTATTTACTGACAGCAAAAAGAAAATCTTAAAGGCTTTGAATCATAATATGGCAGATTACCATGCAATCATGGAAAGATTTCAGGAGAGGGCAGAAGAAATAAAGCAGAAGAAAATGAACTTGTATGAAGATTACAGAGCAGGGCATGTAAGCAGAGAAGAATATCTGATAAAAAAACAGAAATTGTCAGAACAGCTTGTTCCATTGGAGGCAGGAATTCAAAAGGTGGAAGAAGGAATCCGAAAATATGATGAGGCAAATATCATATTCTATTCAGATTTTGCCCGATTGGTCGATGAGTTTAGAAATGAGGAGGCGTTGTCTCCGGAGTTGGCTGATGCCTTTATTGAAAAAGTGTTGGTAGACAAGAATCATAATATTGAAGTTGTTTTTAAATTTCAGGACGAAATTAATATGCTGTGTATGAGAAAAGCAAGTTAA